The Lactuca sativa cultivar Salinas chromosome 2, Lsat_Salinas_v11, whole genome shotgun sequence genome includes a window with the following:
- the LOC111917347 gene encoding uncharacterized protein LOC111917347 produces MSLEDIVKSLATSNQQFQKVTSTSISNLEAQMGDIVTSISMLESCGKLPSPSKKNLNVSVVTLRSGKITIESSSKKKPMEEEEEIEFTSIEDPIVKNDAQTEVPKKTIPLVTRIATQPPFPSRLATLKKSMEENEILDTFRKVEVNIPLLDEIKQIPRYENFLKELFTNKRKWKGNEKISMNESASVVLQRKLPPKCKDPGMFMVPCKIGEVTFSSAMLDLGDSINFMPYSVYKSLNVRPLSESDVIISLADKLSVFPRGVLEDVLVQVNQLVFPTEFYVIGLDAQVSYKSALILLGDRF; encoded by the coding sequence ATGTCActtgaagacattgtcaaatcCTTAGCCACAAGTAATCAACAATTCCAAAAAGTGACAAGCACTAGTATCTCTaaccttgaagcacaaatgggGGATATAGTTACGTCTATAAGCATGTTGGAGTCATGTGGAAAATTACCTTCTCCAAGCAAAAAGAACCTAAATGTCAGTGTGGTGACCTTGAGAAGTGGTAAAATAACCATAGAAAGTAGTTCAAAGAAGAAGCcaatggaagaagaggaagaaatagAGTTTACTTCCATTGAGGATCCTATAGTCAAGAATGATGCACAAACCGAAGTTCCAAAGAAAACTATTCCCCTAGTGACACGAATAGCCACTCAACCGCCATTCCCCTCTCGACTTGCAACTTTAAAGAAGAGTATGGAGGAGAACGAGATTTTAGACACCTTCCGAAAGGTGGAAGTAAACATCCCTTTACTTGATGAAATCAAGCAAATCCCTAGATATGAAAACTTCTTGAAAGAGCTTTTTACGAACAAGAGGAAGTGGAAGGGAAACgagaaaatttcaatgaatgaaTCCGCATCCGtggttttacaaaggaaacttCCACCCAAATGCAAAGATCCCGGAATGTTTATGGTTCCTTGCAAGATTGGGGAGGTCACTTTTAGTAGTGCCATGCTTGACCTTGGTGATTCCATCAATTTCATGCCCTATTCGGTGTATAAATCATTGAATGTCAGACCTTTAAGTGAATCCGATGTCATAATTTCTCTTGCGGATAAATTGAGTGTCTTTCCTAGAGGTGTTCTAGAAGATGTTTTGGTTCAAGTGAACCAATTGGTCTTTCCGACAGAGTTCTATGTGATTGGTCTAGATGCGCAAGTGTCCTACAAATCGGCTCTAATCTTACTTGGGGACCGTTTTTGA